In Arachis stenosperma cultivar V10309 chromosome 1, arast.V10309.gnm1.PFL2, whole genome shotgun sequence, one DNA window encodes the following:
- the LOC130971369 gene encoding microtubule-associated protein 70-5-like isoform X1 translates to MKRSIREKRRENMVMNGEEQYGDDVVQLVQPSDPLLLELNRLQNHLKEKSKELATCQGQIKTFKLTEAQKDKAIEELRSDVDKLEERLGVTEDHLKQKNLEIKKLADEKKCALAAQYAAEATLRRVHANQMDDDSLPIDSIIAPFEAEIKIYKNEITALQEDKKALERLTKSKESALLEAERILRSALERALIVEEVQNQNMDLKRQIEICQEENKILEKTHRQKILGVEKLSQTIQELEETILASGATANAIRDYQRQISELLEEKKTLERELARAKVSANRIANVVANEWKDENDKVMPVRQWLEERRIMQAEIQRLKDKLVMSERTSKAESQLKDKLKLRLKTLEEGLKQFSNNATNSNAFSQSPKEEKSNILGFLTTSSGLRKRSTSQPRGSAVGSSLFQQPNNKNMITDNAAAMLKQGSPARKRYSAAENVLKKRIWASQSKVVDGGEKENEIHVDTDMKLNRFSDENKAAEIRNTAVDMDDDSKSKIANDFGSEDVVSGFLYDKLQKEVINLRKSCEVKDSNLQAKDEEIKMLAKKVDALTKAMEVEWKKMKREAAAKEKETSSTKSDDNKKTRSTSTSKRFGNLTLISMFVLFV, encoded by the exons ATGAAAAGAAGTATTAG AGAAAAAAGGAGGGAAAATATGGTGATGAACGGTGAAGAGCAATATGGAGATGATGTTGTTCAACTTGTCCAACCATCAGATCCGCTGCTGTTGGAGCTTAATCGTTTGCAAAACCACCTCAAAG AAAAGAGCAAGGAATTGGCCACTTGCCAGGGTCAAATCAAGACCTTCAAGTTAACTGAAGCTCAAAAGGATAAGGCCATAGAAGAG TTGAGAAGTGATGTTGATAAACTGGAGGAGAGGCTTGGAGTTACTGAGGATCATCTCAAACAGAAG AATCTGGAAATCAAGAAACTGGCAGATGAAAAGAAATGTGCATTGGCTGCACAATATGCGGCAGAAGCAACTCTTAGAAGGGTACATGCAAATCAAATGGATGATGATTCTCTTCCAATTGACAGCATCATTGCTCCATTTGAAGCTGAGATTAAAATATACAAGAATGAG ATTACAGCACTACAAGAGGATAAGAAAGCTTTGGAACGACTCACAAAGTCGAAAGAGTCAGCACTGCTAGAAGCAGAGAGGATTTTGCGAAGTGCACTAGAGAGGGCTCTAATTGTTGAGGAAGTTCAAAATCAGAACATGGATTTGAAGAGACAGATTGAGATTTGCCAG GAGGAAAACAAAATCCTAGAGAAAACACACCGCCAGAAGATTTTGGGAGTTGAAAAGCTTAGCCAAACCATTCAAGAACTCGAGGAAACCATCTTAGCAAGCGGAGCCACTGCTAATGCCATTCGTGATTACCAACGGCAGATTTCCGAGCTGCTA GAGGAGAAGAAAACATTGGAGAGGGAACTAGCAAGGGCAAAAGTTTCAGCCAATAGAATTGCAAACGTTGTAGCTAATGAGTGGAAGGATGAAAATGATAAGGTCATGCCTGTCAGGCAATGGCTTGAAGAGAGGAGGATTATGCAG GCAGAGATTCAAAGGTTGAAAGACAAGCTAGTTATGTCAGAGCGAACATCAAAGGCAGAATCACAGTTGAAG GATAAACTGAAGCTGAGGCTAAAGACACTAGAAGAGGGTTTAAAGCAATTCTCAAATAACGCAACCAATTCGAATGCGTTTTCTCAGTctccaaaagaagaaaagtCTAACATCTTAGGTTTCCTAACTACCAGTAGTGGACTGAGAAAGAGATCCACATCACAACCTAGGGGATCTGCTGTTGGAAGCTCTTTGTTTCAGCAGCCAAATAACAAAAACATGATCACAGACAATGCTGCTGCGATGTTAAAACAGGGGAGCCCTGCAAGAAAGAGATATAGTGCTGCTGAAAATGTGTTGAAGAAACGGATATGGGCATCACAAAGCAAAGTTGTTGATGGTGGTGAAAAGGAGAATGAGATACATGTGGACACAGACATGAAGTTGAACAGGTTTAGTGATGAAAACAAAGCAGCAGAAATTAGAAACACTGCTGTGGACATGGATGACGATTCAAAAAGCAAGATAGCAAATGATTTTGGCAGTGAAGATGTGGTCTCAGGTTTTCTGTATGATAAGCTTCAAAAAGAAGTCATCAATCTGAGGAAGTCTTGTGAAGTTAAAGACAGTAATTTGCAAGCCAAAGATGAAGAAATTAAG ATGCTTGCAAAGAAAGTTGATGCACTGACAAAAGCCATGGAAGTAGAGtggaagaaaatgaagagagaAGCAGCTGCAAAAGAGAAGGAGACTTCATCAACAAAGTCGGATGATAACAAGAAAACCAGAAGTACAAGCACCTCTAAAAGGTTCGGTAACTTAACATTAATTTCCATGTTTGTTCTGTTTGTCTAA
- the LOC130946041 gene encoding two pore potassium channel a-like, translating into MPLVSAFENSLYFIRNNEVTLILHEKLKIISVYIILLLMGIDEAQESLLARDHYHEKSDLQRRRSTRNYGTASSDSSSQTINNLQQNNSNHVVIVHNNNNNNNNNNPSTEQAEFQLKPVLLWLTMYLGGGTLCFYMTSNQIEGTKTNPFLDALYLCVVTMTTVGYGDLVPKSTVAKLLACFYVFTGMALVGLILNKAADYIVEKQEMLVVKAMHKELDKEFQSNNNSNKAKHKFLVAICTFLVLITVGVIFLSCVEDLDLVDALYCVCSTVTTLGYGDKSFSTGIGRAFAVFWILSSTICLAQCFAYLAEMHTDERQRSLAKMILSRKISRPDLEAADLDGDKSVSAAEFVVYKLKEMGKINDEDVSDVLEWFRKLDVDKSGTLTEADII; encoded by the exons ATGCCATTGGTGTCTGCCTTTGAAAATTCGTTGTATTTCATCAGGAATAATGAGGTAACATTAATATTgcatgaaaaattaaaaataataagtgtatatattatattattattgatgGGAATTGATGAGGCACAAGAGTCATTGCTTGCAAGAGATCATTATCATGAGAAAAGTGACCTCCAGAGAAGAAGGTCCACCAGGAATTATGGCACAGCTTCATCAGATTCATCGTCACAGACAATCAACAATCTCCAACAAAATAATAGTAATCATGTAGTTATAgtccataataataataataataataacaataataacccTTCAACAGAACAAGCAGAATTTCAATTGAAACCAGTGTTGTTGTGGCTAACAATGTACCTAGGTGGAGGTACCCTATGCTTCTATATGACAAGTAACCAAATTGAAGGTACAAAAACCAATCCCTTTCTTGATGCACTTTACTTGTGTGTTGTGACAATGACCACTGTGGGTTATGGAGATCTTGTCCCTAAAAGCACAGTGGCAAAACTACTTGCATGCTTCTACGTCTTCACCGGAATGGCCCTCGTTGGTTTGATTCTTAACAAAGCAGCAGATTACATTGTTGAGAAGCAAGAAATGTTGGTTGTTAAGGCCATGCACAAAGAGCTTGACAAAGAGTTTCAATCTAACAACAATAGCAACAAGGCCAAACACAAGTTCTTGGTTGCAATTTGTACCTTCTTGGTGCTTATTACAGTGGGAGTGATTTTCCTATCTTGTGTTGAGGATCTTGATTTGGTGGATGCATTGTATTGTGTTTGTTCCACAGTGACAACTTTGGGTTATGGGGATAAGAGTTTTTCAACTGGAATTGGTCGTGCTTTTGCCGTGTTTTGGATATTGAGTAGCACCATTTGCTTAGCTCAATGTTTTGCATATCTTGCTGAAATGCACACTGATGAAAGACAAAGATCACTTGCCAAAATGATTCTTTCTAGGAAAATCTCACGTCCTGATCTTGAAGCTGCTGATCTTGATGGAGACAAATCTGTTAG TGCTGCAGAGTTTGTTGTATACAAGTTGAAGGAAATGGGAAAGATCAACGATGAAGATGTTTCCGATGTATTGGAATGGTTTAGAAAACTAGATGTAGATAAATCAGGAACTCTGACAGAAGCTGATATCATTTGA
- the LOC130971395 gene encoding pentatricopeptide repeat-containing protein At4g16390, chloroplastic — MAYHVCSSPSLHSLSPSIGSSSSSFKFSHKIRNFASSFQPPSTPLTPSQSRTFLHANRVSLQESVPKLAEDADIEKDSKFEDPVEKSSSSSKNYVWVNPKSPRAKQLRKKSYNTRYTNLVKIANSLDSCNPTEHDVSEILKSLGDKVLEQDGVIVLNNMVSSQTAPLVLKYFQNKIRPSREVILYNVTLKVFRKCKDLNGAEKLFDEMLQRGVKPDNVTFSTIISCARMCSLPDKAVEWFEKMPTFGCEPDEVTYSAMIDAYGRAGNIDMALSLYDRARTEKWRIDTVTFATLIRMYGVAKNYDGCLNVYEEMKVLGVKPNMVIYNTLLDAMGRAKRPWQAKSIYKEMTSNGFSPTWATYASLIRAYGRARFCEDALIVYKEMRESGLEMNTLLYNTLLAMCADVGYIDEAFEVFEDMKSSGTCNPDSWTFSSLITIYSCSGMVSQAENTYNEMVESGFEPTIFVLTSLVQCYGKAKRTDDVVKTFNQLLDLGLTPDDRFCGCLLNVMTQTPKEELGKLANCLEKANPKIGSVVRYLVEQKEGDFRSDASELFNSVIDAVKKAICNSLIDLCVNLDLLDRACELLDLGLTLEIYTEVQSKTQTQWSLHVKSLSLGAALTAFHVWIKDLSDVLESGEELPPLLGINTGHGKHKYSDKGLANVFESHLKELNAPFHEAPDKAGWFLTTLEAAKSWLKSKGSPELVAE, encoded by the coding sequence ATGGCTTACCATGTTTGCTCCTCCCCTTCCCTCCACTCTCTCTCACCGTCGATCGGTTCTTCGTCTTCTTCATTCAAATTCAGCCACAAAATCCGAAACTTTGCTTCCTCCTTTCAACCACCCTCCACTCCGCTAACGCCTTCTCAATCAAGAACTTTTCTCCACGCCAACCGCGTCTCGCTGCAGGAATCGGTTCCGAAGCTAGCCGAAGACGCTGACATTGAAAAAGATTCCAAATTTGAGGACCCAGTCGAAAAATCCTCGTCTTCCTCCAAGAATTACGTGTGGGTCAACCCCAAAAGCCCCCGAGCCAAACAGCTTCGGAAGAAGTCTTATAATACAAGGTACACTAATCTTGTTAAAATTGCAAACTCTTTGGACTCGTGCAACCCCACTGAGCATGATGTCTCTGAAATTCTCAAGAGCTTGGGGGATAAGGTTTTGGAGCAGGACGGTGTAATTGTTCTCAATAACATGGTGAGTTCCCAAACCGCACCTCTTGTTCTCAAATACTTTCAGAATAAGATTAGACCGTCTAGGGAGGTGATTCTTTACAATGTGACCCTCAAAGTGTTTAGGAAGTGTAAGGATTTGAATGGAGCAGAGAAgctgtttgatgaaatgcttcaGAGAGGGGTCAAACCTGATAATGTTACATTCTCAACTATAATTAGCTGTGCTAGGATGTGTTCGCTGCCTGATAAGGCTGTTGAGTGGTTTGAAAAGATGCCCACCTTCGGGTGTGAGCCCGACGAAGTTACATACTCGGCCATGATTGATGCTTATGGACGAGCTGGTAATATTGATATGGCTTTGAGCCTCTATGATCGTGCCAGAACAGAGAAGTGGCGAATTGATACCGTGACTTTTGCAACATTGATTAGAATGTATGGTGTGGCCAAAAATTACGATGGGTGTTTAAATGTCTATGAAGAAATGAAGGTTCTTGGCGTTAAGCCTAATATGGTTATCTATAACACTCTGTTGGATGCCATGGGGAGAGCTAAGAGGCCATGGCAGGCCAAGAGTATATATAAAGAGATGACTAGCAATGGATTTTCACCAACTTGGGCGACCTATGCATCTCTCATACGAGCCTATGGCAGAGCACGATTTTGCGAAGATGCACTCATTGTCTATAAGGAAATGAGGGAAAGTGGGCTGGAGATGAATACACTTCTTTATAATACCCTTCTAGCTATGTGTGCTGATGTTGGCTACATAGATGAAGCATTTGAAGTTTTCGAAGATATGAAAAGTTCTGGGACTTGCAATCCCGATAGTTGGACCTTCTCATCCTTGATTACCATATATTCTTGCAGTGGGATGGTTTCACAGGCTGAAAATACGTACAACGAAATGGTTGAATCTGGATTTGAGCCTACTATTTTTGTGCTGACATCACTTGTCCAGTGCTATGGAAAAGCCAAGCGTACGGATGACGTTGTGAAGACATTCAATCAACTATTAGATTTGGGACTCACTCCAGATGATCGCTTCTGTGGGTGTCTTCTGAATGTTATGACCCAAACACCAAAAGAAGAACTTGGGAAGCTAGCAAATTGTCTGGAGAAAGCTAATCCAAAGATCGGGTCTGTGGTGAGATATTTGGTGGAACAGAAGGAGGGAGATTTTAGAAGTGATGCATCAGAACTGTTCAATTCAGTTATTGATGCGGTAAAGAAGGCCATTTGCAATTCTCTTATTGATCTCTGTGTCAACCTGGATTTGTTGGACAGAGCTTGCGAGCTTCTCGACCTGGGCTTGACACTCGAGATATATACAGAAGTACAGTCCAAAACTCAAACTCAGTGGTCGTTGCATGTAAAGAGTCTCTCACTTGGAGCCGCGCTGACCGCATTTCATGTCTGGATAAAAGATTTGTCTGATGTTTTGGAATCTGGAGAGGAACTTCCACCTCTGCTTGGAATTAACACTGGGCATGGGAAGCACAAGTATTCAGATAAAGGTTTGGCGAATGTATTCGAATCACATTTGAAGGAACTGAATGCTCCATTCCACGAAGCTCCCGATAAGGCTGGCTGGTTTTTGACTACACTGGAAGCAGCTAAATCATGGCTGAAATCTAAGGGTTCGCCTGAATTAGTTGCTGAATGA
- the LOC130971369 gene encoding microtubule-associated protein 70-5-like isoform X2, giving the protein MKRSIREKRRENMVMNGEEQYGDDVVQLVQPSDPLLLELNRLQNHLKEKSKELATCQGQIKTFKLTEAQKDKAIEELRSDVDKLEERLGVTEDHLKQKNLEIKKLADEKKCALAAQYAAEATLRRVHANQMDDDSLPIDSIIAPFEAEIKIYKNEITALQEDKKALERLTKSKESALLEAERILRSALERALIVEEVQNQNMDLKRQIEICQEENKILEKTHRQKILGVEKLSQTIQELEETILASGATANAIRDYQRQISELLEEKKTLERELARAKVSANRIANVVANEWKDENDKVMPVRQWLEERRIMQAEIQRLKDKLVMSERTSKAESQLKDKLKLRLKTLEEGLKQFSNNATNSNAFSQSPKEEKSNILGFLTTSSGLRKRSTSQPRGSAVGSSLFQQPNNKNMITDNAAAMLKQGSPARKRYSAAENVLKKRIWASQSKVVDGGEKENEIHVDTDMKLNRFSDENKAAEIRNTAVDMDDDSKSKIANDFGSEDVVSGFLYDKLQKEVINLRKSCEVKDSNLQAKDEEIKMLAKKVDALTKAMEVEWKKMKREAAAKEKETSSTKSDDNKKTRSTSTSKRVTKDH; this is encoded by the exons ATGAAAAGAAGTATTAG AGAAAAAAGGAGGGAAAATATGGTGATGAACGGTGAAGAGCAATATGGAGATGATGTTGTTCAACTTGTCCAACCATCAGATCCGCTGCTGTTGGAGCTTAATCGTTTGCAAAACCACCTCAAAG AAAAGAGCAAGGAATTGGCCACTTGCCAGGGTCAAATCAAGACCTTCAAGTTAACTGAAGCTCAAAAGGATAAGGCCATAGAAGAG TTGAGAAGTGATGTTGATAAACTGGAGGAGAGGCTTGGAGTTACTGAGGATCATCTCAAACAGAAG AATCTGGAAATCAAGAAACTGGCAGATGAAAAGAAATGTGCATTGGCTGCACAATATGCGGCAGAAGCAACTCTTAGAAGGGTACATGCAAATCAAATGGATGATGATTCTCTTCCAATTGACAGCATCATTGCTCCATTTGAAGCTGAGATTAAAATATACAAGAATGAG ATTACAGCACTACAAGAGGATAAGAAAGCTTTGGAACGACTCACAAAGTCGAAAGAGTCAGCACTGCTAGAAGCAGAGAGGATTTTGCGAAGTGCACTAGAGAGGGCTCTAATTGTTGAGGAAGTTCAAAATCAGAACATGGATTTGAAGAGACAGATTGAGATTTGCCAG GAGGAAAACAAAATCCTAGAGAAAACACACCGCCAGAAGATTTTGGGAGTTGAAAAGCTTAGCCAAACCATTCAAGAACTCGAGGAAACCATCTTAGCAAGCGGAGCCACTGCTAATGCCATTCGTGATTACCAACGGCAGATTTCCGAGCTGCTA GAGGAGAAGAAAACATTGGAGAGGGAACTAGCAAGGGCAAAAGTTTCAGCCAATAGAATTGCAAACGTTGTAGCTAATGAGTGGAAGGATGAAAATGATAAGGTCATGCCTGTCAGGCAATGGCTTGAAGAGAGGAGGATTATGCAG GCAGAGATTCAAAGGTTGAAAGACAAGCTAGTTATGTCAGAGCGAACATCAAAGGCAGAATCACAGTTGAAG GATAAACTGAAGCTGAGGCTAAAGACACTAGAAGAGGGTTTAAAGCAATTCTCAAATAACGCAACCAATTCGAATGCGTTTTCTCAGTctccaaaagaagaaaagtCTAACATCTTAGGTTTCCTAACTACCAGTAGTGGACTGAGAAAGAGATCCACATCACAACCTAGGGGATCTGCTGTTGGAAGCTCTTTGTTTCAGCAGCCAAATAACAAAAACATGATCACAGACAATGCTGCTGCGATGTTAAAACAGGGGAGCCCTGCAAGAAAGAGATATAGTGCTGCTGAAAATGTGTTGAAGAAACGGATATGGGCATCACAAAGCAAAGTTGTTGATGGTGGTGAAAAGGAGAATGAGATACATGTGGACACAGACATGAAGTTGAACAGGTTTAGTGATGAAAACAAAGCAGCAGAAATTAGAAACACTGCTGTGGACATGGATGACGATTCAAAAAGCAAGATAGCAAATGATTTTGGCAGTGAAGATGTGGTCTCAGGTTTTCTGTATGATAAGCTTCAAAAAGAAGTCATCAATCTGAGGAAGTCTTGTGAAGTTAAAGACAGTAATTTGCAAGCCAAAGATGAAGAAATTAAG ATGCTTGCAAAGAAAGTTGATGCACTGACAAAAGCCATGGAAGTAGAGtggaagaaaatgaagagagaAGCAGCTGCAAAAGAGAAGGAGACTTCATCAACAAAGTCGGATGATAACAAGAAAACCAGAAGTACAAGCACCTCTAAAAG GGTGACAAAAGATCATTGA